The Thioalkalivibrio sulfidiphilus HL-EbGr7 genome includes a window with the following:
- the csm6 gene encoding CRISPR-associated ring nuclease Csm6 has protein sequence MKKPAEFPKRILVAVTGLSPQILTETLYALATQAEPFIPTEIHLITTSEGAKRADLTLLSPDPGWFHRLRKDYGLPDIRFDKDTIHVIRNADGLPMDDIRSEADNQHAADTILDILRQLTADEHSAVHVSIAGGRKTMGYYAGYALSLCGRPQDRLSHVLVSEPFESNKDFYYPTPYRQVIYTREPERRPIDAQEAKVSLGLIPFVRMRQGLPDELRSGRAGFSDVIQAAQRALEPEQVKLTFHEGYRITAGDKTFNLEPIKYSFYRWLAWRCASGLSGVRYEDDGLREELLEKYAEVIRDGFKIDKLGTETLPEINGKSAHLEQLKVYLEQTKSRTNKAIMYELGSTLSKPYLIESVGKRGETRYQLCLPPDAIHFA, from the coding sequence ATGAAAAAACCTGCGGAATTCCCCAAAAGAATCCTGGTGGCGGTGACCGGACTCTCGCCCCAGATCCTGACCGAGACGCTTTACGCACTTGCAACACAGGCGGAACCCTTCATCCCCACAGAGATCCACCTGATCACCACATCCGAAGGCGCCAAACGCGCGGATCTGACACTGCTCAGTCCCGACCCAGGCTGGTTTCACCGCCTGCGCAAGGACTACGGGTTGCCCGACATCCGTTTCGACAAGGACACGATTCACGTTATCCGCAACGCCGACGGCCTGCCGATGGATGACATCCGCAGCGAGGCAGACAACCAGCATGCCGCGGATACCATCCTCGACATCCTGCGCCAGCTGACGGCAGACGAACACAGTGCCGTCCATGTCTCCATCGCTGGAGGGCGCAAGACCATGGGCTATTACGCCGGCTATGCCCTGTCGCTATGTGGTCGCCCCCAGGACCGTCTGTCACATGTCCTTGTCTCGGAGCCCTTCGAAAGCAACAAGGATTTCTATTACCCGACGCCCTATCGCCAGGTCATCTACACCCGGGAACCGGAGCGGCGTCCTATCGACGCCCAGGAGGCCAAGGTCAGCCTGGGGCTGATTCCCTTCGTGCGCATGCGTCAAGGGCTGCCTGATGAACTGCGATCGGGCAGGGCCGGATTCAGCGACGTCATCCAGGCGGCCCAGCGCGCCCTGGAACCGGAGCAGGTGAAACTGACCTTTCACGAGGGTTACCGGATCACTGCCGGAGACAAGACTTTCAACCTGGAGCCCATCAAGTACAGCTTCTACCGCTGGCTTGCGTGGCGATGCGCTTCTGGCCTGTCTGGTGTGCGCTATGAGGATGACGGCCTGCGCGAAGAGCTTCTTGAAAAGTATGCCGAAGTGATCAGGGATGGTTTCAAGATAGATAAACTTGGTACCGAAACGCTTCCCGAGATCAATGGCAAGAGCGCACACCTGGAGCAGCTCAAGGTCTACCTGGAGCAAACGAAATCCAGAACCAACAAGGCCATTATGTACGAGCTGGGTTCAACACTTTCCAAACCGTACCTGATTGAATCCGTTGGGAAACGCGGTGAGACCCGCTATCAACTGTGTCTGCCGCCCGACGCCATCCATTTCGCGTAG
- the cmr1 gene encoding type III-B CRISPR module RAMP protein Cmr1 — protein sequence MGQGTHQIEASYQIVTPMFLGDGDAKRVADAIRPPSVKGALRFWWRAMAWSRLYDGNEASTLKKVHREEAALFGAAADEKSGGQGKFLLQVESDVKTTGRPNNIDSGQAYLLGQGLHHFRNGPTRDALISGSFTLRLRLRPRVSDEQRRQLADTLLLFGLLGGLGSRSRRGWGSVSITDLQGDHEGRQTPADRNTYFDTLRSLLNGSQAYPGIPPYSAFSTQTRIDVSDTDSSATALLSRAGEEMQLFRSFGRKNKVNGKKAEQNFRDDHDLIFRAINREEKSNQLPRRTVFGLPHNYFFSSIKKKMDIAPSDAGRTRRASPLLVHIQALPNGQCLLVQTMMIARFLPKGSKINRGKFPVPAPDPDWQVLHAYMDRFSMSEPLFP from the coding sequence ATGGGTCAGGGAACACACCAAATCGAGGCTAGCTATCAAATCGTCACCCCCATGTTTCTGGGTGATGGTGACGCCAAACGGGTCGCCGATGCGATTCGTCCTCCCTCTGTCAAGGGTGCCCTGCGCTTCTGGTGGCGTGCCATGGCCTGGTCGCGCCTCTATGATGGGAATGAGGCCAGTACCCTGAAAAAAGTACACCGGGAAGAGGCGGCCCTGTTCGGTGCTGCGGCAGACGAAAAAAGCGGCGGTCAGGGTAAGTTCCTGCTGCAGGTCGAATCAGATGTCAAGACGACAGGTCGCCCGAATAATATTGATTCCGGTCAAGCGTATCTGCTTGGCCAGGGGCTTCACCATTTCAGGAACGGACCCACGCGCGATGCATTGATTTCCGGCTCATTCACCCTGCGCCTGCGTCTGCGGCCACGCGTATCAGACGAGCAACGCCGACAGTTGGCGGATACCCTGTTGCTATTCGGACTCCTGGGGGGTCTCGGCAGCCGCAGTCGTCGAGGGTGGGGTTCGGTATCCATCACGGATCTTCAAGGCGATCATGAAGGCCGTCAGACGCCTGCTGACCGTAATACCTATTTCGACACGCTTCGCAGTCTACTCAATGGCAGTCAGGCGTATCCCGGTATTCCGCCATATAGTGCCTTTTCTACGCAGACTCGAATCGATGTCAGTGACACCGATTCCTCGGCCACGGCATTGTTGTCTCGCGCTGGTGAGGAAATGCAGCTCTTTCGCAGCTTCGGACGCAAGAACAAGGTCAATGGAAAAAAGGCAGAGCAGAACTTCAGAGACGATCACGATCTGATTTTCAGGGCGATCAATCGAGAGGAAAAGAGCAATCAATTGCCCCGCCGCACTGTCTTCGGCCTGCCACACAACTATTTCTTCTCTTCGATCAAAAAGAAGATGGACATAGCGCCCTCCGATGCGGGCCGCACGCGCCGCGCGTCGCCCTTGCTTGTGCACATTCAAGCCCTGCCAAACGGTCAGTGCCTTCTGGTACAGACCATGATGATCGCTCGCTTTTTGCCTAAGGGTTCCAAAATCAATCGGGGCAAGTTTCCGGTTCCGGCCCCCGATCCAGACTGGCAGGTACTTCACGCTTACATGGACCGTTTTTCAATGAGTGAGCCACTATTCCCATGA
- the cas10 gene encoding type III-B CRISPR-associated protein Cas10/Cmr2, producing MSRYFHFTLGPVQGFVAQARRTRDFWAGSFILSWLSTVAMRTTMALGGTIRFPQPDAAFLAAIEGKQGNAPKQGNVPNRFMAEVGDDFDGEPVAEAVHRAWRELAMAVFKDDRLDQLDPQGQTQAIWNRQIDAFWDISWAVTEDATDSAVLDRLKNWRTHLPPDEPGVKCMMMDGWQELSGASAPGMPQLRSFWEKLRNSRLTGIQTDLREGEHLCAIAYVKRRFVRCFEQIKVPEMPGGWTLHGWKLPAGVPSTHYLAAAPWLARVFHWAHIKKQEDLLQRFHDEAYELTGAHGEMDSNICCIREAPGRKLWKALDGSVLYEHMLENKRLWADTGKAQQTLEHLRAIYRESGCGRPSPFYAVLLMDGDELGKQMSDAGKQQHITEGLAKFTNGVQERVYEHNGFLVYAGGDDVLALLPVADALPAAAALRKHYLQCFENKPVQTSISAAIIYAHVQVPLTRVLHESHSLLDDVAKERTGRDAVACRIWKPGGAPHQWSQPWEVALAENEPALQTLARHLTNASHGDEQFSHRFLYRLMERFEPFSGDQGGMALDDATLKALVMAEYLTTLRAKRLDLKVVEALMDALIKQCRPQKRVRNEQDEVEIRVEPGFQRDGLRVLRFLAQYGETGGETAHG from the coding sequence ATGAGCCGCTACTTCCACTTCACCCTCGGCCCCGTGCAGGGCTTCGTGGCCCAGGCGCGTCGTACTCGCGACTTCTGGGCGGGCTCGTTCATCCTCTCCTGGCTGTCCACCGTGGCCATGCGTACAACCATGGCGCTAGGTGGAACGATCCGCTTCCCGCAGCCGGATGCGGCCTTCCTCGCTGCGATCGAAGGAAAGCAGGGCAATGCCCCCAAACAGGGCAACGTACCCAACCGCTTCATGGCAGAGGTCGGCGATGACTTCGACGGAGAACCCGTCGCCGAGGCAGTCCACCGGGCCTGGCGTGAGCTGGCCATGGCTGTGTTCAAAGACGACCGGCTCGACCAGCTCGATCCGCAGGGACAGACCCAAGCCATCTGGAACCGCCAGATCGACGCCTTCTGGGACATCAGCTGGGCCGTGACCGAGGACGCGACTGACTCCGCGGTACTCGACCGTCTCAAAAACTGGCGCACCCACCTGCCCCCGGATGAGCCGGGTGTGAAATGCATGATGATGGACGGCTGGCAGGAGCTCTCGGGGGCGAGCGCGCCCGGCATGCCGCAGTTGCGGTCGTTCTGGGAGAAACTGCGCAACAGCCGACTGACGGGCATCCAGACCGACCTGCGCGAAGGTGAGCACTTGTGCGCCATCGCCTACGTCAAACGCCGCTTTGTACGTTGTTTCGAACAAATCAAGGTGCCGGAGATGCCCGGTGGCTGGACGCTGCACGGTTGGAAACTGCCTGCAGGCGTGCCCTCCACCCACTACCTGGCCGCCGCCCCCTGGCTTGCGCGGGTGTTCCACTGGGCCCATATCAAAAAACAGGAAGACCTGCTGCAGCGCTTTCATGATGAGGCTTACGAACTCACCGGCGCCCATGGCGAGATGGACAGCAACATCTGCTGCATCCGAGAGGCCCCGGGGCGCAAACTCTGGAAGGCCCTGGACGGCTCGGTGCTCTACGAACACATGCTGGAGAACAAGCGCCTTTGGGCAGATACCGGCAAGGCCCAACAGACGCTCGAACATCTGCGTGCCATCTATAGGGAAAGCGGCTGCGGCCGGCCCTCACCCTTCTACGCCGTGCTGCTCATGGACGGCGATGAACTGGGCAAGCAGATGAGTGATGCCGGCAAGCAGCAGCACATCACAGAAGGACTTGCCAAATTCACCAACGGTGTGCAGGAACGGGTTTACGAGCACAACGGTTTCCTGGTCTACGCCGGCGGCGACGACGTGCTCGCCCTCCTGCCTGTGGCAGACGCCCTGCCCGCGGCCGCAGCCCTACGCAAACATTATCTCCAGTGCTTCGAGAACAAGCCTGTGCAGACCAGCATCTCCGCCGCCATCATCTATGCGCACGTGCAGGTGCCGCTCACCCGCGTGCTGCACGAGTCTCACAGCCTGCTGGATGACGTAGCCAAAGAACGCACCGGGCGAGACGCCGTGGCCTGCCGCATCTGGAAACCGGGCGGCGCGCCCCATCAGTGGAGTCAGCCTTGGGAGGTCGCTCTTGCCGAGAATGAGCCGGCTCTGCAAACCCTCGCCCGGCATCTGACCAACGCGAGCCATGGGGATGAGCAATTCAGCCACCGCTTCCTCTACCGCCTGATGGAACGCTTCGAACCCTTCTCTGGCGATCAGGGCGGCATGGCGCTCGACGATGCCACGCTCAAGGCCCTGGTGATGGCCGAGTACTTGACCACCCTGCGCGCAAAGCGGCTGGATCTCAAGGTGGTGGAAGCTCTGATGGACGCGTTGATCAAACAGTGCCGCCCACAGAAGCGGGTGCGCAACGAACAGGATGAGGTGGAGATCCGAGTCGAACCGGGCTTTCAGCGCGACGGCCTTCGGGTGCTGCGCTTCCTGGCCCAGTACGGCGAGACCGGGGGAGAGACCGCCCATGGCTAA
- a CDS encoding type III-B CRISPR module-associated Cmr3 family protein, translating into MANTLSISALDTLFFRESRPFDAVGGSELASVFPPPPRALAGAVKARIAEALGVDWAAFHKDPDGYEIGGHCLKDLIGDGQDPGVLRLRGPWPCLAGERLYPAPLYLLAADQFKRLARLQIGKAAKTHLGTVRLPTLPGGERGLKPLDDHWLTADGLAQVLSGACPAPDQIHHSAELFSAEPRLGIGRNNQTRTAQEGLLYQTRHLRPVPEMHLELDIDGLPEGLPAFDGLVRLGGEGRMAHLDMGKPAAALPAPPRPDADTVGLILTLLTPARVDPGTWLPPGFDKVETKDALCFRGELSGIRLSIHAAVIGKPLREGGWDMARREPRPVASLLPAGSAWYCRVESGTVAAAIDALHGTQVGGDTELGRGLLACALWQKSEDQN; encoded by the coding sequence ATGGCTAACACCCTGAGCATCAGCGCGCTCGACACCCTGTTCTTCCGTGAATCCCGTCCCTTCGATGCGGTCGGTGGCAGCGAGCTGGCGAGTGTGTTCCCGCCGCCACCCCGCGCCCTGGCCGGTGCCGTGAAGGCGCGGATTGCCGAGGCCCTGGGGGTGGACTGGGCGGCTTTTCACAAGGACCCTGATGGCTATGAAATCGGAGGACATTGCCTCAAGGACCTGATCGGCGACGGCCAGGACCCGGGCGTCCTGCGGCTGCGCGGCCCCTGGCCCTGCCTTGCGGGCGAACGCCTCTACCCGGCGCCGCTCTACCTGCTGGCCGCCGATCAGTTCAAACGCCTGGCCAGGCTGCAGATCGGCAAGGCTGCCAAAACCCATCTCGGCACCGTGCGCCTGCCCACCCTGCCTGGCGGCGAGCGCGGTCTGAAGCCTTTGGACGATCACTGGCTGACCGCCGACGGTCTGGCACAGGTGTTGTCCGGCGCTTGCCCCGCCCCGGACCAGATCCACCACTCGGCGGAGCTGTTCAGCGCGGAACCGCGCCTCGGTATCGGCCGTAACAACCAGACCCGCACCGCCCAGGAGGGCCTGCTCTACCAGACCCGCCATCTGCGCCCCGTGCCGGAGATGCATCTGGAACTGGACATCGACGGCCTGCCCGAGGGCCTGCCGGCGTTCGACGGCCTCGTGCGCCTGGGCGGTGAGGGCCGCATGGCCCATCTCGACATGGGCAAGCCGGCCGCCGCCCTGCCCGCGCCGCCGCGACCTGATGCCGACACGGTGGGCCTGATCCTCACCCTGCTCACCCCGGCCCGGGTCGACCCCGGCACCTGGTTGCCGCCGGGCTTTGACAAGGTCGAAACGAAAGACGCGCTCTGCTTCCGGGGCGAACTGAGCGGCATCAGACTGAGCATCCATGCCGCCGTGATCGGCAAGCCCCTGCGAGAAGGCGGCTGGGACATGGCGCGGCGCGAACCGCGCCCCGTCGCCAGCCTGCTGCCCGCCGGCAGCGCCTGGTACTGCCGGGTGGAAAGCGGCACGGTGGCTGCTGCCATCGACGCACTGCACGGCACCCAGGTGGGCGGCGACACCGAACTGGGGCGCGGCCTGCTGGCCTGCGCCCTGTGGCAAAAATCCGAAGATCAGAATTGA
- the cmr4 gene encoding type III-B CRISPR module RAMP protein Cmr4, with protein MHQATALLALTTDTSLHAGTGSSGDIIDLPIQREGHTGWPCVFGSAVKGALRTRAEQRMGQDAADVLAAFGPATGNASEHAGALTVGDARLLLLPVRSLTGTFRWVTCPGALDRLYKDCERLGLSPGNWNTPRVTDEDTALVSTGGGESLFLEEYRFTTKNAGLDGLITTLHRLLGRDNGVEQLEQRLTVIHDDMFSHLARTATPVNAHVALDENKTVKRGALWYEETLPPETLLYAPLMALPSRRQGHALEAGQVLKLITDKLFGDHPWLQLGGNETVGMGWCSVKFIERQNA; from the coding sequence ATGCATCAGGCCACCGCACTGCTGGCACTGACCACGGACACCAGCCTGCACGCCGGCACCGGCAGTTCGGGCGACATCATCGACCTGCCCATCCAGCGCGAGGGCCACACCGGCTGGCCCTGCGTGTTCGGCTCCGCCGTCAAGGGCGCCCTGCGCACCCGAGCCGAACAGCGCATGGGTCAGGACGCAGCCGATGTGCTGGCCGCATTCGGTCCCGCCACCGGCAATGCCTCGGAACATGCCGGCGCGCTGACCGTGGGCGATGCGCGCCTGCTGCTGCTGCCGGTGCGCTCGCTCACCGGCACCTTCCGCTGGGTCACCTGCCCCGGCGCCCTGGACCGCCTCTACAAGGACTGCGAGCGGCTGGGACTCTCGCCCGGAAACTGGAACACCCCTCGCGTGACTGACGAGGATACGGCCCTGGTGTCCACGGGCGGTGGAGAGTCGCTGTTCCTGGAGGAATATCGCTTCACGACCAAGAATGCCGGCCTGGACGGATTGATCACTACATTGCACCGTCTGCTGGGGCGCGACAACGGTGTGGAGCAACTGGAACAGCGCCTGACCGTCATCCACGACGACATGTTCAGCCATCTGGCTCGCACCGCGACCCCGGTCAATGCCCACGTGGCCCTGGACGAAAACAAGACCGTCAAACGCGGCGCCCTCTGGTACGAGGAGACCCTGCCCCCCGAGACCCTGCTCTATGCGCCCCTCATGGCCCTGCCCTCGCGCAGGCAGGGCCATGCGCTCGAAGCCGGGCAAGTCCTGAAGCTCATCACCGATAAACTCTTCGGCGATCATCCCTGGCTGCAGCTGGGCGGCAATGAAACCGTGGGCATGGGCTGGTGCAGCGTGAAGTTCATCGAGAGGCAAAACGCATGA
- the cmr5 gene encoding type III-B CRISPR module-associated protein Cmr5, with product MRQTQQQRRAAHALAWVQARLIDGSIDNKALKSAANDLPALILMNGLGQAAAYCQGKDTPEHKALYGLLSEWLCGEGSVYHGQPNLLAGITAGDMHHYRLAQAEALAYLPWVKRFARAFIEDEQTTAAGAES from the coding sequence ATGAGACAGACCCAGCAGCAGCGGCGCGCCGCCCATGCCCTGGCCTGGGTCCAGGCGCGCCTCATCGATGGCAGCATCGACAACAAGGCGCTCAAATCCGCCGCCAACGACCTGCCCGCCCTGATCCTCATGAACGGCCTGGGCCAGGCGGCCGCCTATTGCCAGGGCAAGGACACGCCCGAACACAAGGCCCTCTATGGACTCCTGTCGGAGTGGCTGTGCGGCGAGGGCAGTGTCTACCACGGCCAGCCGAATCTGCTGGCGGGTATCACCGCGGGCGACATGCACCACTACCGTCTCGCCCAGGCCGAGGCCCTCGCGTACCTGCCCTGGGTCAAGCGCTTTGCCAGGGCGTTCATCGAGGATGAGCAGACCACCGCCGCGGGAGCCGAATCATGA
- the cmr6 gene encoding type III-B CRISPR module RAMP protein Cmr6, with amino-acid sequence MNRPLYEAARGEPLGLPSGGHAGLWFERFFDRFDADWQLGDSTAKSGWIDSIAGKDHGDREALRAATDRQSSLAKDLGGRSQDFEADWRFVTGLGLAHPVENGFLWHHTLGVPYLPGAAVKGLVRAWVSQWWDAPSEEARKQRLLDWFGSDDTGNPKGFRTGGFIFFDALPIKPVTLVRDVMTPHAGKWYEQGGNIEDPARQPEAVPADWHDPIPVPFLVAQKPHLRFAIAPRDPAHKGELDQVMEALGDALDWLGAGAKTAAGYGRMRDIA; translated from the coding sequence ATGAACCGTCCGCTTTATGAAGCCGCCCGCGGCGAACCGCTGGGCCTCCCTTCCGGCGGTCACGCCGGCCTGTGGTTCGAGCGCTTCTTCGACCGTTTCGATGCCGATTGGCAGCTTGGCGATAGCACCGCGAAATCCGGATGGATCGATAGCATCGCCGGAAAAGATCACGGCGACCGGGAGGCCCTGCGCGCAGCCACGGACCGTCAGTCCAGCTTGGCCAAGGATCTGGGTGGCCGCAGCCAGGACTTCGAGGCCGACTGGCGTTTCGTCACAGGCCTCGGTCTCGCCCACCCGGTGGAAAACGGCTTCCTCTGGCATCACACCCTCGGCGTGCCCTATCTGCCCGGCGCCGCGGTCAAGGGCCTGGTGCGTGCCTGGGTCTCCCAATGGTGGGATGCACCGAGCGAGGAGGCGCGCAAGCAGCGCCTGCTGGACTGGTTCGGTTCCGATGACACCGGCAACCCGAAAGGCTTCCGGACCGGCGGCTTCATCTTCTTCGATGCTTTGCCCATCAAGCCAGTCACGCTGGTGCGTGATGTCATGACGCCGCACGCGGGTAAGTGGTACGAGCAGGGCGGCAACATCGAAGACCCTGCCCGGCAACCCGAAGCGGTGCCCGCCGACTGGCACGACCCGATCCCGGTCCCCTTCCTGGTGGCGCAAAAGCCGCACCTGCGCTTCGCCATCGCCCCCCGGGACCCGGCGCACAAAGGGGAGCTGGATCAGGTCATGGAGGCGCTCGGCGATGCCTTGGACTGGCTTGGCGCGGGCGCCAAGACCGCCGCGGGCTATGGGCGGATGCGGGACATCGCATGA
- a CDS encoding YddF family protein produces MSTLYLLNSPVLSDYGQWRFEGPLSTEQARELASQGFVSAIGHDAAAAFMSELLDQAVPVNRTRIQMQAGDSALVLRLNARLPEGRVLDASEMREFPFELGLLTRTA; encoded by the coding sequence GTGAGCACCCTCTACCTGCTTAACTCCCCCGTGCTGAGCGACTACGGCCAGTGGCGCTTCGAGGGCCCCCTCTCCACGGAACAGGCCCGTGAACTGGCCTCGCAGGGCTTCGTGTCCGCCATCGGCCATGACGCCGCTGCCGCCTTCATGAGCGAACTGCTGGATCAAGCGGTACCCGTCAACCGCACGCGCATCCAGATGCAGGCTGGAGATAGCGCCCTGGTGTTGCGCCTCAATGCCCGCCTGCCCGAAGGCCGGGTGCTCGATGCGTCGGAGATGCGCGAGTTTCCCTTCGAGCTGGGTCTGCTGACCAGGACCGCCTGA
- a CDS encoding Card1-like endonuclease domain-containing protein has protein sequence MTRYQTHVYLVSDQATPNLTPALDPDIRPERAVLAVTPQAEHQARWLTTVLERHGVHCERLSLDDAYDLDSLRQSFRSYLQRCTEPVAVNVSGGSKPMSIAAFEVFAHADQGVFYVNPRTDTLDWLHPTGIPAQAIADRVGLEDFLEAHGASVHHLSRQAAPASRLALYEEIVRLRGRWKKHGSIGLLNRYAQGARETLRSEEISPEHQRLLNELPGLFAEQGLLSWEGTRLVFPDEQARRLVNGVWLEEYLFSRLLALKDSLPAMQDLAANVVVRRNTDNGYVQNELDVALLLDNRLWVLECKASNTFAPQNRVDQATRQSLYKLEALLTPLGGILARGMLVNVLPIGVNDQRRIDNNPRLCALTYRDFDDLDRHLHARLAAQ, from the coding sequence GTGACCCGCTACCAGACCCATGTCTACCTGGTCTCCGACCAGGCCACTCCAAACCTCACACCGGCCCTGGATCCGGACATCCGCCCCGAGCGGGCGGTGCTCGCCGTCACGCCCCAGGCGGAACATCAGGCCCGATGGCTCACAACCGTGCTCGAACGTCACGGCGTGCACTGCGAGCGGCTGTCACTGGACGATGCCTACGACCTGGACAGCCTGAGGCAATCTTTCCGTTCCTACCTGCAGCGCTGCACCGAACCCGTTGCGGTCAATGTCTCCGGCGGTAGCAAGCCCATGAGCATCGCGGCCTTCGAGGTGTTCGCCCATGCCGATCAGGGCGTGTTTTACGTCAACCCCCGGACCGACACCCTCGACTGGCTCCACCCCACCGGCATCCCCGCGCAGGCCATCGCTGACCGGGTCGGCCTGGAGGATTTCCTCGAGGCCCACGGCGCATCGGTGCACCATCTCTCAAGGCAAGCGGCCCCTGCGTCGCGCCTGGCACTCTATGAAGAGATCGTCCGCTTGCGTGGCCGGTGGAAGAAGCACGGCAGCATTGGCCTGCTCAACCGCTACGCCCAAGGCGCCAGGGAGACCCTGCGTTCCGAGGAAATCTCCCCTGAGCACCAGAGGCTCCTCAACGAGCTGCCGGGCCTGTTCGCCGAGCAGGGACTCCTGTCCTGGGAAGGCACACGGCTCGTGTTCCCGGACGAGCAGGCGAGAAGACTGGTCAACGGCGTGTGGCTGGAGGAGTACCTCTTCAGCCGGCTGCTCGCACTCAAAGACAGTCTCCCTGCCATGCAGGACCTGGCTGCCAACGTGGTGGTCCGCCGCAACACCGACAACGGCTACGTGCAGAACGAACTGGATGTCGCCCTGCTGCTGGACAATCGCCTGTGGGTGCTGGAATGCAAGGCCAGCAACACCTTCGCTCCGCAAAACCGCGTGGATCAGGCCACCCGGCAAAGCCTCTACAAGCTCGAGGCCCTGCTCACGCCGCTGGGTGGCATCCTGGCCAGGGGCATGCTCGTCAACGTACTGCCCATCGGCGTCAATGACCAACGGCGCATCGACAACAACCCTCGTCTGTGCGCCCTCACCTACAGGGACTTCGACGATCTCGACCGGCACCTGCATGCTCGCCTCGCGGCCCAATGA